CATCAACTTCTCGGTGTTAGCCGCAGAATGGGGCACGGTGCTATCGCTAGGCGTGGCGGTTATCGTTGTCAAAGGAGTGATTCTGCTGGGCTTGGCGCTGCTATTTCGAGTGCATGGTAGCAACGGCTGGCTGTTTACTTTAAGCCTTGCCCAAGCCGGTGAATTCGGCTTTGTGCTGCTAACCTACAGTGTCCAAAACAACGTAATTCCTACTGACACCTCCCAGATTCTCTCACTGGTGGTGGCGCTATCGATGTTCTTAACGCCGTTGCTATTTATTGCCTATGACCGGCTGGTGCTACCGCGCTACCTTATCGCTAAAAACGATGATCGCGAAGCCGATGCTATTGAGGAGCAGGCACCGGTGATCGTTGCGGGGGTAGGGCGGTTTGGACAAATTATCTGCCGCTTGCTGCGCGCCAATAATATCCCCATCGTGGCGCTGGATCTGGAGATTGAGCAGATCGAGAACCTGCGCAAAATTAACATCAAAAGCTACTTTGGCGATGCCAGTCGCTCCGACTTGCTAGAGACCGCAGGGATCGAGCACGCCCGATTACTGGTTATCGCGTTAGACGACCGTGAGCGTGCCGTGCAGATGGTTAAGCATGTAAAGCATGCCTACCCCCAAGTGTGGGTGCTGGCCCGTGCATTCGACCGTGGGCATGGCTATCAGCTACGTGACGCGGGTGCCGACGACGTTATCAGTGAAACCTATCATTCAGCGCTGGAACTGGGCGGACACGCACTGACTGCCATGGGCGTGCACCCCATGCGAGCTAAGCAGATGACCTGGGCCTTTGTACAGAACGAAGATGCCCATGAGGATGAACTGTTTGAGGCCTGGAAAGAGATCGAAGAGGGCATTAGCTTCAGCCCACGCTACGGTGAGCTGTTTATGAAGCTGGAAGAGTCGTTGAACAGCGCAATGCAGCAGGATTGGCCAGAGCCCCAACAGGAAGATGTGCCTATTTGGACACCGCCAGACCAACATCGCGATGCAGTTTAAAAAGGAAGATGCAGCGAGGCGCTTAGCATATTGAGGTGGCTGAGGGTTGGGGCGTCGATGCGTTCGTACTCTAGGCGGCTGACGAGTCGGTTAATCGTTACCGTGGCGCCGAAACCTTGCAGCAATGCGGTACCGCTTTCATCGGCGCCTTCCAGGTCGCTTTCACCGCGCCATTCTGTGATGCCGGACTTCGCATAGATGCTGAAAGCACCCATGCGAACTCCGGCAACGATGGCGCCACCTAAACTGAGTGTATCCATGATGAGCGGATTAACATCGGAAGAAGTGGAGATTTCGTCGCTTTCCCGGTAGGCAATTTCAGCGCCAATATCGATTTGGGGGAGGCGCCAGGGGCTGTAGCCTGCGGTTACACGAAAACCGCTGGTATAGTTATCAAGGCTTTGGAGATCGCTGCCTTCTAAGATAACGCCGTTATCCAGCTGCATGAGCTCGCTATTGGGGGCGGTATAGGCCATCACCGGCGGAGTGTCGTCGGCATAGCTGCTAAACCAGGGAACAGAGCAGCAGATCAGGGTGCTTGCCAAGCGTTTGATTGGCATTTCTCGTACACCTATCGGTTCATACCCAAATATTGTTGTATAGCCATGGGTAGAGAGGAAAAAGCAATTCTATTCAGGTTAGCAACTGGCTTGGATTTCCACCACTTTAATTGCGCCCTGGGCTAGGTTATCGACTAAATTTTTACCCATAGTGATAAAGCGCTCGCCAAATACCCACTGGGGGGACAGCACCGCTTGGTGTGGCGCTTGCTCTTTTTGACGTTGCCGCTGGCGCCACGCCAAGGCCATTTCGCTCCAGTCGTCCACGTGTTCAAGTTGAAAGCCGCCCATTTTCAGCAATCCAGTCAGCTCAACCAAGGTAAGTAGATGGGAGTGCTTGGCGGAGGCTGCCCAAGGCACTGGGTAGCGAAGTTGTGTCACGCTGGGGCCGCTGACGACTTCGTGCATCACTATCTGCCCGCCTGGGCGTAGAACACGGTGGCTTTCAGCGATTACCACGGGAACATCGGGCATATTCATTAGACTGTGCTGAAACAGCACAGCATCAAAGCTATTATCCGCAAAGGGCAGAGCGCTAGCATCGCCCGTTACCCAGGCAAGCGGTGGGGAGTCTGGCTGACTGACCCGTAAGCTCAGCGATTTATTGAGCGCACTAAAACCGTGGGTGATATCCAGCCCCGTCATTTGAAAACCAAGTGAAGCACCCTGGCGCATTAGCCCGCCCAGCCCAGCGCCAATATCCAGCACCTTACCGTGGGTGTCAGGATTGAGCCGTTTCAGCAGCCTTGTGGAAGCCGCTACACCGCCAATATGCAGCTGATCCAAGGGAGCCAGTTGATGCAGCGTGGGGCCTGCGGGGTAGTGGCTATCAATCTGCGCCAATACCTCATCAGCGCGCAGGGCGCGCTGATAATGGTCTGCCAAATGGCTGGAGTCGGTCATCGCCCGTTATGACTCTTGATCCGAGCCTGCTTCTGGATCTAAACCTAGCTCCTGAATCGAAATTTCGCGCATTTTGAATTTCTGAATCTTGCCGGTGACGGTCATCGGAAATTCGTCGACGAACTTGAAGTAGCGTGGGATTTTGAAGTGGGTGATTTTACCTTTGCAGTACTCGCGCAGCTCTTCACCGGTGACATCACCCGCGGTGCTGTTGAGCTTCACCCAGGCAATCAGCTCTTCACCATACTTCTTATCGGGGACGCCGGTGACCTGCACTTCTGAAATCGCCGGATGGGCGTAGAGAAACTCCTCGATCTCTTTGGGATAGACGTTTTCGCCGCCGCGAATGACCATATCTTTGATACGGCCAACGATCTGGATGTAGCCCTCTTCATCCATGGTGGCCAGGTCGCCGGTGTGCATCCAGCCCGCTTCGTCAATCGCCTCGGCGGTAGCTTTGTCGTTATTCCAGTACTTGAGCATCACGCTGTAGCCGCGGGTACACAGCTCGCCTATTTCACCACGTGGCAAGATACCGCCGTTACCGGGGTCGACGATTTTGCTTTCCAGGTGCGGCTGGGTACGGCCCACGGTGGAAACGCGTTTCTCAATGCTGTCGTTGGCACCCGTTTGGGTGGATACCGGGCTGGTTTCAGTCATGCCGTAGGCGATCTGTACGCCTTTCATGTTCATCTTGTTGATCACCTGCTTCATGATTTCCGCAGGGCAGATCGAGCCCGCCATAATCCCGGTGCGCAGTGTGGAGAAGTCAGTGCTAGCAAAGCCCTCGTGTTCAAGCTCGGCGATAAACATGGTGGGCACGCCGTAGAGCGCGGTGGCTTTTTGCTCGTGAACCGCTTTAAGTACTTTGCCGGGATCGAAGCCCTCATCCGGGTAAATCATAGTGGCGCCATGGGTCATGCAGCCCAGGTTGCCCATCACCATGCCAAAGCAGTGATAGAGCGGTACAGGTATCACCAGGCGGTCTTCACTGGTAAAGCCCATACTCTCCGCCACGAAGAAGCCGTTATTGAGAATGTTGTGGTGGGAAAGCGTCGCGCCTTTAGGAAAGCCAGTGGTGCCCGAGGTGTACTGAATATTGATCGCATCATCAAACTGCAGCGTTGCCTGCAGGTCGTCAACATCGGTTTGGCTAACCTTATTGGCTTCTTTCATCAGGTCAGACCAGCGCCACATGCCGCTGAGCTTTTCGCTGCTTAAATTAATAATGCACTCAAGGTCGGGCAGCTTTTGCGACTTCAGCTCGCCATCGTTACTGGCTTTTAACTCGGGTGCCAGCTCATACAGCATGGCGCTGTAGTCAGAGCTCTTGAAGCTGTTAGCGGTGACCAAGAAGCGCGCGCCGGATTGGTTTAGCGCGTAATCCAATTCGTGGGTGCGGTAAGAGGGGTTAATGTTGACCAGGATGGCGCCGATTTTGGCAGTGGCGAACTGAGTCAATGTCCATTCGCTGCAGTTGGGTGCCCAAATGGCCACACGGTCGCCTTTATTGACGCCGATGGAGAGCAGCGCACGGGCACAGCGATTGACCTCTTCCTGAAGCTGGCGATAGCTCCAGTGAATGTTCTGATGCAGTACGATCAGCGCGTCATTATCAGCATATTGCGTCGCGATTTGGTCAAATTTATCGCCGATCGTCATGCCAAGAAGCGGCTTGTCAGCCATGCTGCTGGAGTAACTGGGTTGTGTAAGAGCAGGTGATGCCATGATGTATCTCTCCGATATTTTTCTTGTCCGAACGGGAAGGCAGGGGATAACTCGCTGCTTTTAATTTTTATTATTAACGTATCATTTAACGGCTAGCGCCTTTTGCCAGGGCCACCTTGGAGCTGGGCTTGCGGCCTAACTCGTGGGTGATCCAGTAGCCGGTTTCGATCACGGCCTGCAGGTCGATGCCCGTTTCAATCCCCAGCCCTTCCAGCAGATAGAGTACGTCTTCAGTGGCTACGTTGCCGGAAGCGCCCTTGGCATAGGGGCAGCCGCCAAGCCCCGCGGTAGCGGCATCAATAACGCTAACGCCTTCTTCTAGGACGGCATAAAGATTGGCCAGCGCCATGCCGTAGGTGTCGTGGAAGTGAGCGGCCAGAAACTCAATGGGCACCTGTTGGCGCGTCGTCTCAATCATGCGTTTAGCAGTCAGCGGCGTGCCGACGCCAATGGTATCGCCCAGGGACACCTCGTAGCAGCCCATCTCATAAAGCGCCTTGGCCACTTCAGCCACTTTGGCGGGGGCTATCTCGCCTTCGTAGGGGCAGCCCAATACGCAAGAGACGTAGCCGCGAACGCGCACGCCAGCTTCTCGGGCGCGCTCTAACACCGGCTCAAAGCGGGTCAGTGATTCAGCAATGGAGCAGTTAATGTTCTTTTGTGAAAAAGCCTCAGACGCCGCACCAAATACCGCGACCTCCTCAACGCCCACAGTTAGCGCGTTTTCGAGCCCTTTTAGGTTGGGCGTCAGCGCGGAGTACACCACGCCTGGCTGGCGTGTGATGCCCGCCATGACCTCAACGGCGTCGCCCATTTGTGGCACCCATTTGGGTGATACAAAGCTGGCGGCTTCGATATGCGTGATACCTGCTTTAGCAAGCCGCTCAATCAGAGCAATCTTAGTCCCGGTGGGCACAATGGCCCCCGGCTCATTTTGCAGGCCGTCACGGGGGGACATTTCAAACAGCTTTACAGAGGTAGGCAATGGCATCAGTGACTCCTATTCGTTGGCCGCAAAGTCGAGCAGTATGGCGCCTTGGCTGACGGTGTCGCCGGCCTGGAAGTGGAACGTCTCCACGCTGCCATCGGCGGGGGCGGTCATGGTGTGCTCCATTTTCATGGCTTCCATGACCATTAGCGGCATGCCTTTTTCGACGACAGCGCCAGGCTCTACCAGCAGCGCAACCACCGTGCCATTCATGGGCGCCGTCAGCGTAGACTCTGCTTCGTGGTGGCCATGATCAATGGCATCAATGCGCCGCCAGAACAGGCGGGTTTCACCGCTTGGGTCGGCCATGATCACTACATGACCATCGCGCCGCGCCTGCAAGCGACGGCGGTGGCCATTCAAGGTAACCGCTACCGCATCGCCGGTGAGCGGCTGCAAACTCGCGGTAAGGGTTTCATCACCAATGGTGAGATTCCAAAGCGATTCGCTCGCGCTGCGTTTACCTTCAACAATCACCACCGCTTCATCGCTATCCGGCGCTTGCGCACTTGCCGTGTCACACAGGGCAATGCGAATGGTGTGCGGTGCGTTGAGGCGGAAGCCATCGTGGCGATCCCAGGGAGAATCGCTTTCGCACTCCTGGGCCAGTTGATTCAGGCCAATCAGCGCCGCGCTGGCGTAGGCTTCCATGCTGTAAGTGCGGGGAGCAAACAGCGTCGCTTCATTGCGTTCTATAAAGCGGGTATCCAGCTCCACGTTCTTAAAGCCGGGATGCGTTGCCAGGC
This Vreelandella neptunia DNA region includes the following protein-coding sequences:
- a CDS encoding monovalent cation:proton antiporter-2 (CPA2) family protein — encoded protein: MTSYFIQAFIYLVAAVIAVPLAKRFGLGSVLGYLVAGVVIGPILGLVGQETTTIQHFAEFGVVMMLFLVGMELDPKGLWAMRVRLIGLGGLQVVLTAAAGTAIAWWLGLVWQTALAVGLIFALSSTAIVLQTLNEKGLAKTEGGRSAFSVLLFQDIAVIPMLALIPLLALPELMGAGGDDGHASLSLVAHLPGWAHALVVVAAIASVIAAGYYLMPLLFRYVIGSGLREVFTATALMLVIGIAALMSVVNLSPALGAFLAGVVLANSEFKHELEANIEPFKGLLLGLFFITVGAGINFSVLAAEWGTVLSLGVAVIVVKGVILLGLALLFRVHGSNGWLFTLSLAQAGEFGFVLLTYSVQNNVIPTDTSQILSLVVALSMFLTPLLFIAYDRLVLPRYLIAKNDDREADAIEEQAPVIVAGVGRFGQIICRLLRANNIPIVALDLEIEQIENLRKINIKSYFGDASRSDLLETAGIEHARLLVIALDDRERAVQMVKHVKHAYPQVWVLARAFDRGHGYQLRDAGADDVISETYHSALELGGHALTAMGVHPMRAKQMTWAFVQNEDAHEDELFEAWKEIEEGISFSPRYGELFMKLEESLNSAMQQDWPEPQQEDVPIWTPPDQHRDAV
- a CDS encoding class I SAM-dependent methyltransferase; translation: MTDSSHLADHYQRALRADEVLAQIDSHYPAGPTLHQLAPLDQLHIGGVAASTRLLKRLNPDTHGKVLDIGAGLGGLMRQGASLGFQMTGLDITHGFSALNKSLSLRVSQPDSPPLAWVTGDASALPFADNSFDAVLFQHSLMNMPDVPVVIAESHRVLRPGGQIVMHEVVSGPSVTQLRYPVPWAASAKHSHLLTLVELTGLLKMGGFQLEHVDDWSEMALAWRQRQRQKEQAPHQAVLSPQWVFGERFITMGKNLVDNLAQGAIKVVEIQASC
- a CDS encoding AMP-binding protein; this encodes MASPALTQPSYSSSMADKPLLGMTIGDKFDQIATQYADNDALIVLHQNIHWSYRQLQEEVNRCARALLSIGVNKGDRVAIWAPNCSEWTLTQFATAKIGAILVNINPSYRTHELDYALNQSGARFLVTANSFKSSDYSAMLYELAPELKASNDGELKSQKLPDLECIINLSSEKLSGMWRWSDLMKEANKVSQTDVDDLQATLQFDDAINIQYTSGTTGFPKGATLSHHNILNNGFFVAESMGFTSEDRLVIPVPLYHCFGMVMGNLGCMTHGATMIYPDEGFDPGKVLKAVHEQKATALYGVPTMFIAELEHEGFASTDFSTLRTGIMAGSICPAEIMKQVINKMNMKGVQIAYGMTETSPVSTQTGANDSIEKRVSTVGRTQPHLESKIVDPGNGGILPRGEIGELCTRGYSVMLKYWNNDKATAEAIDEAGWMHTGDLATMDEEGYIQIVGRIKDMVIRGGENVYPKEIEEFLYAHPAISEVQVTGVPDKKYGEELIAWVKLNSTAGDVTGEELREYCKGKITHFKIPRYFKFVDEFPMTVTGKIQKFKMREISIQELGLDPEAGSDQES
- a CDS encoding hydroxymethylglutaryl-CoA lyase; the encoded protein is MPLPTSVKLFEMSPRDGLQNEPGAIVPTGTKIALIERLAKAGITHIEAASFVSPKWVPQMGDAVEVMAGITRQPGVVYSALTPNLKGLENALTVGVEEVAVFGAASEAFSQKNINCSIAESLTRFEPVLERAREAGVRVRGYVSCVLGCPYEGEIAPAKVAEVAKALYEMGCYEVSLGDTIGVGTPLTAKRMIETTRQQVPIEFLAAHFHDTYGMALANLYAVLEEGVSVIDAATAGLGGCPYAKGASGNVATEDVLYLLEGLGIETGIDLQAVIETGYWITHELGRKPSSKVALAKGASR